The Candidatus Omnitrophota bacterium genome has a segment encoding these proteins:
- the tsaB gene encoding tRNA (adenosine(37)-N6)-threonylcarbamoyltransferase complex dimerization subunit type 1 TsaB has protein sequence MKLLAIDTSTDYLSIAVCDGGKVLGRFHRKADMSHSSLLVPMIDRALGKARFKLRDIDGFCISAGPGSFTGLRIGVVTIKALAYSVKKPVAAVPTLDAIAQNAVKFTGVVCPVLDARKNKVYGCLYRSDGRKLKKISKYLLLPAGDLSNKIKEMKIKDIMLLGNASGQVTPEGAVHFKKDWHPRAGIVAMLGLEILKREKSVAPEDLEPMYMYSKECDIKGV, from the coding sequence ATGAAACTACTCGCAATAGACACATCGACGGACTACCTCAGCATCGCCGTTTGCGACGGCGGCAAGGTGCTGGGCCGGTTCCACAGGAAGGCAGATATGAGCCATTCGAGCCTTCTCGTTCCGATGATAGACCGCGCGCTTGGGAAGGCAAGGTTTAAATTGCGCGATATCGACGGCTTCTGCATAAGCGCCGGTCCGGGATCGTTCACGGGCCTCAGGATAGGGGTGGTCACGATAAAGGCCCTCGCTTATTCCGTGAAGAAGCCCGTCGCAGCCGTCCCGACCCTGGACGCGATCGCGCAGAACGCCGTGAAATTCACCGGGGTGGTATGTCCCGTGCTGGATGCGCGCAAGAATAAGGTATATGGGTGTCTCTACAGGTCAGACGGCAGGAAGCTGAAGAAGATCTCGAAATATTTATTGTTGCCGGCCGGGGATCTATCGAATAAAATAAAAGAGATGAAGATAAAAGATATCATGCTTCTGGGCAATGCGTCAGGGCAGGTCACACCGGAAGGCGCCGTCCATTTTAAGAAGGACTGGCATCCGCGCGCCGGGATCGTAGCGATGCTCGGCCTGGAAATCCTCAAGAGGGAGAAGTCCGTCGCCCCTGAAGACCTGGAGCCGATGTATATGTATTCGAAGGAGTGCGACATTAAGGGGGTATAG
- a CDS encoding thiamine-phosphate kinase translates to MKIRDIGEIGLIERLAKGIRLDGSVVKGIGDDTAVIRWTKDKYLLFTCDMLVEDVHFKRSGATPFEIGWKALARNVSDIAAMGGAPRYALVSAAIDPDLPVSFADGVYKGMRSLAGMCGINIVGGDTSASGRVVIDVSLIGEVKKGDLVLRSGAVRGDAILVTGGLGGSIKGRHLRFMPRLEESRSLVRDFKVHSMIDISDGLALDLRRLLKASSAGARICAGAVPLSGAARSLEDALYGGEDFELLFTMAAPEAARLFRSALPRMKTPVTLIGEVTDKRYGCRLIDEYGREKPLKPKGYLHF, encoded by the coding sequence ATGAAGATAAGAGATATAGGTGAAATAGGGCTCATCGAGCGGCTCGCCAAAGGCATCCGGCTCGACGGGTCCGTAGTGAAGGGTATCGGCGACGATACCGCCGTGATCAGGTGGACAAAGGATAAATATCTCCTCTTCACCTGCGACATGCTCGTGGAGGATGTCCATTTCAAACGGTCCGGCGCGACGCCTTTCGAGATAGGGTGGAAGGCGCTTGCCAGGAACGTCAGCGACATAGCTGCGATGGGAGGAGCGCCCAGATATGCGCTCGTCTCCGCAGCCATAGATCCGGACCTCCCCGTCTCTTTCGCCGACGGTGTATATAAAGGCATGCGGAGCCTCGCCGGGATGTGCGGCATAAATATAGTGGGCGGCGATACGAGCGCCTCCGGCAGGGTGGTGATCGATGTTTCGCTTATAGGAGAGGTGAAGAAGGGCGACCTCGTCCTGCGAAGCGGCGCCGTGAGAGGGGATGCGATCCTGGTGACCGGAGGATTGGGAGGTTCAATAAAAGGACGGCATCTCCGTTTTATGCCCCGGCTGGAGGAGTCGCGTTCGCTCGTCAGGGATTTCAAGGTCCACTCCATGATCGACATCTCCGACGGGCTGGCCCTCGATCTCCGGCGCCTTCTCAAGGCGAGTTCCGCAGGCGCCAGGATCTGTGCGGGCGCAGTCCCGCTGTCAGGTGCGGCGCGTTCCCTGGAAGACGCGCTGTACGGAGGGGAGGACTTCGAGCTTTTATTCACCATGGCCGCGCCCGAGGCGGCGCGTCTCTTCAGGTCCGCCCTTCCCCGTATGAAGACGCCGGTCACGCTTATAGGAGAGGTCACCGATAAACGTTATGGATGCCGCCTTATCGATGAGTACGGCAGAGAGAAGCCATTGAAACCTAAAGGATATCTCCATTTTTAA
- the tsaE gene encoding tRNA (adenosine(37)-N6)-threonylcarbamoyltransferase complex ATPase subunit type 1 TsaE, translated as MISHSREDTIRMGRELAGELKRGDVVALIGDLGAGKTVFTKGIAKGLGVKDVRYVNSPSFVIIKEYRGKRMPLYHFDLYRLDKPGILDPMNYDEYFYGEGVTVVEWADRIRALLPKRYIEVKLSVAGENERKIVVKKHA; from the coding sequence ATGATCTCTCATAGCAGGGAAGATACCATACGGATGGGCCGGGAGCTTGCCGGGGAGCTGAAGAGAGGCGATGTGGTAGCCCTCATCGGGGACCTGGGAGCCGGCAAGACCGTATTCACCAAAGGCATAGCGAAAGGGCTCGGGGTGAAAGATGTGCGTTACGTCAACAGCCCTTCGTTCGTCATAATAAAAGAGTACAGGGGTAAGAGGATGCCCCTTTATCATTTTGACCTGTATAGGCTCGATAAGCCGGGTATCCTCGATCCCATGAATTACGACGAATATTTCTACGGAGAAGGCGTGACCGTCGTCGAGTGGGCGGACAGGATCCGCGCCCTTTTGCCGAAGAGATATATCGAAGTGAAGTTGTCGGTCGCGGGAGAGAATGAGAGGAAGATAGTTGTAAAAAAACACGCATAG
- the alr gene encoding alanine racemase yields MDEIKVKTMNGVTRTRHRPTWAEVDLKAIEYNYKQVRRMVGKNVMIMAVVKANAYGHGTVEVATVLDRLNVDYLGVATTDEAVRLRDHGIKTPILILGSVLPSEVRAAAEKDITLTICGPELIDSIRKASEDGLKVKAHIKIDTGMGRIGVWHEDASDFIKKIVGEKGLVLEGIYTHFSSAGRDDFFTKYQIDAFEKLLAEIERNWIKIPIRHAANSIATVDFGRSHMNLVRPGLIIYGMYPKHTFPKLIKLKQALSLKTKIVFIKDTPPGRSISYGRTYITQKHTKIATLPIGYADGYGRNLSNKAEVLVRGQIAPVIGKVTMDQTMIDVGHIKGVQLGDEVVLIGRQGRNEIRTERLARLAGTIAYEVICSISNRVPRIYI; encoded by the coding sequence ATGGATGAGATAAAAGTAAAGACGATGAACGGGGTCACGAGGACGCGCCACAGGCCGACATGGGCGGAGGTGGACCTGAAGGCCATCGAATATAATTATAAGCAGGTCCGGCGTATGGTCGGGAAGAATGTCATGATAATGGCGGTCGTCAAGGCGAACGCCTATGGCCACGGCACGGTCGAGGTCGCGACGGTCCTGGACCGGCTCAATGTCGACTACCTGGGCGTAGCCACGACGGATGAAGCGGTGCGGCTGAGGGACCACGGCATAAAGACGCCTATACTTATACTCGGTTCGGTCCTGCCGTCAGAAGTTAGGGCCGCGGCCGAGAAGGATATTACGCTTACCATATGCGGACCCGAGCTGATCGATTCGATACGCAAAGCCAGCGAGGATGGGTTGAAGGTGAAGGCCCATATAAAGATAGATACCGGTATGGGCAGGATAGGCGTATGGCACGAAGATGCGTCCGATTTCATCAAAAAGATAGTGGGGGAGAAGGGGCTTGTGCTGGAAGGCATCTACACCCATTTTTCAAGCGCCGGCAGGGACGATTTCTTCACGAAATACCAGATCGACGCCTTCGAAAAGCTCCTTGCCGAGATAGAGAGGAACTGGATCAAGATACCGATACGCCATGCGGCCAATTCGATAGCGACCGTTGACTTCGGGAGGTCGCATATGAACCTCGTGCGGCCCGGCCTCATCATATACGGGATGTATCCGAAGCATACCTTCCCGAAGCTTATAAAGCTGAAACAGGCCCTTTCGCTCAAGACGAAGATAGTCTTCATAAAAGATACGCCTCCCGGGCGGTCTATAAGCTACGGGAGGACCTACATCACCCAGAAGCACACGAAGATCGCGACCCTGCCGATCGGTTACGCTGACGGATACGGCCGGAACCTGTCCAATAAGGCGGAGGTCCTGGTGAGAGGGCAGATCGCCCCCGTTATAGGCAAGGTCACTATGGACCAGACGATGATAGATGTCGGCCACATAAAGGGCGTACAACTGGGGGACGAGGTCGTCCTTATAGGCCGGCAGGGCCGTAACGAGATCAGGACCGAGCGCCTTGCCCGCCTTGCAGGCACCATCGCCTACGAAGTCATCTGCTCCATCTCAAACCGCGTCCCGCGGATCTACATATAG
- the mtnA gene encoding S-methyl-5-thioribose-1-phosphate isomerase gives MPVETISWKNGKIKYVDQTLLPGKLKYVYCADIGRLWKAIRRLEIRGAPALGIAGALGMVLGIKRSRAGDFGGLHRELKRIRAFLGRSRPTAVNLFWAMARMEETACANRKRPVARIKEILLKEALDIIEEDKKNCRLMAGFGARLVRRGDRILTHCNAGGLATADYGTALGVLFESKRQGKRIKVYVDETRPLLQGSRLTAWELMHEHIDTTLICDNMAASLMERGMVDKVFVGADRIAGNGDTANKIGTYNLAVLAKHHGIPMYVVAPLSTFDLSLRSGREIPIEERHADEVRGALGKMIAPRRVKVYNPAFDVTPNGLITAIVTEKGIFRKPYGKSLGKLK, from the coding sequence ATGCCTGTTGAGACGATAAGCTGGAAGAACGGGAAGATAAAGTATGTGGACCAGACGCTCCTGCCCGGGAAGCTCAAATATGTCTATTGCGCAGATATCGGGCGCCTGTGGAAGGCGATCAGGCGTCTCGAGATACGCGGGGCCCCGGCGCTTGGTATAGCGGGCGCCCTCGGCATGGTGCTGGGCATCAAAAGGTCCAGGGCGGGGGATTTCGGGGGTCTCCACCGCGAGTTGAAGCGTATAAGGGCATTCCTGGGGCGTTCACGCCCGACGGCGGTCAACCTCTTCTGGGCAATGGCGAGGATGGAAGAGACCGCCTGCGCGAACAGGAAGAGGCCTGTGGCCAGGATAAAAGAGATACTGCTCAAAGAGGCGCTCGATATCATCGAAGAGGATAAGAAGAATTGCCGGCTCATGGCCGGATTCGGCGCCCGCCTGGTCAGGAGAGGGGACAGGATCCTTACACACTGCAATGCCGGGGGGCTGGCGACCGCGGATTACGGGACAGCGCTCGGGGTCCTCTTTGAGTCGAAGAGGCAGGGAAAGCGGATAAAGGTATACGTCGACGAGACCCGCCCTCTTCTCCAGGGCTCACGGCTCACCGCCTGGGAGCTGATGCATGAGCATATCGACACGACCCTCATCTGCGATAATATGGCGGCGAGTCTCATGGAGAGGGGTATGGTCGACAAGGTCTTCGTAGGGGCCGACAGGATCGCCGGTAACGGGGACACGGCGAACAAGATAGGGACATATAACCTGGCCGTCCTCGCCAAACACCACGGTATCCCCATGTATGTAGTAGCGCCTCTATCTACGTTCGATCTCAGCCTGAGGTCAGGCAGGGAGATACCGATAGAGGAACGGCACGCCGACGAGGTAAGAGGCGCCCTGGGCAAGATGATAGCGCCGAGGCGCGTGAAGGTATACAACCCGGCCTTTGACGTCACTCCTAACGGCCTCATCACGGCCATAGTGACCGAGAAGGGCATATTCAGGAAGCCGTATGGTAAAAGTCTGGGAAAGTTAAAGTGA